The Rhizoctonia solani chromosome 14, complete sequence genome has a segment encoding these proteins:
- a CDS encoding cytochrome P450 family protein, giving the protein MLDGPAPSSAIWGSTEDMFDPDTALDFQDKLMDTYGSVCRIKGPFGKNSGYLTREPSRKSSSRAMMISESRLAHNLVETRLWTSSANGLWSVIHSHIRKPFSGLPGHRHEVQRKTPTMTIIAQRLVDAITSEVQTNGGNSQAIDLFKWSHLISLEIIGQAGMGHSFGILDGKVPAYLFASRDLFALLTEMWYLHPFIAFLARLGPAFLRRAVVEHVPHRLVQRMKNVADTMHETSWYIQAVDIMRRKREALSSGTLDSEVAAGRDIMTALLRHNLMAAPQDQMTDEDVLAQINGLAFAGNDSTSSALSRTIHLLAEHPCIQSKLRDEIRRAHHFYGKNLDYDQLNSLLYLDAVCRESLRLHAPGFFLDRVAMKDWILPLHYPARSAEGMVMMLNIRVPKGATLHVSLGAANRDRRTWGDDARAFRPDRWLEPLPKSVMDSRMPGIYASTMTFLGGPRACPNARGVKFAQLEMSECPPLTGSSAKVEHSLVQTETVLSNLVSSFKFELSNENIKWKNDAIAKPYTQYSDGTTSKDPKMLINVTVMGEPG; this is encoded by the exons ATGCTCGATGGCCCCGCTCCGTCTTCCGCGATCTGGG GGAGCACTGAAGACATGTTTGATCCCGATACAGCCCTTGACTTTCAAGACAAACTAATGGATACCTACGGCTCAGTATGCCGAATAAAAGGCCCATTCGGA AAGAACTCTGGGTATCTGACCCGCGAGCCCTCCAGGAAATCTTCATCAAGGGCCATGATGATTTCAGAGAGCCGGCTGGCTCATAAC TTGGTTGAAACTCGTCTTTGGACCAGTAGTGCCAACGGTTTATGGTCAGTAATACACTCCCACATTCGGAAACCATTCTCAGGTCTCCCAGGGCATCGACATGAAGTTCAACGCAAG ACTCCCACAATGACGATCATTGCTCAACGG CTCGTTGATGCTATAACCTCAGAAGTTCAGACCAACGGCGGCAACAGTCAGGCGATTGATCTTTTCAAGTGGTCCCATCTTATTTCACTCGAGATCATCGGTCAAGCAG GAATGGGCCACTCttttggaatactggatggcAAAGTTCCCGCCTACCTCTTTGCTTCCCGAGATTTATT TGCATTGTTGACGGAGATGTGGTATCTTCATCCATTCATAGCGTTTTTGGCTCGGCTCGGACCTGCCTTCCTTCGTAGGGCAGTGGTAGAACATGTTCCCCACCGCCTTGTCCAGAGGATGAAAAATGTGGCTGACACCATGCACGAAACG TCATGGTATATTCAGGCGGTTGATATTATGAGGCGGAAGCGGGAGGCGCTGAGCAGTGGCACTCTAGACTCAGAGGTGGCGGCCGGAAGAGATATCATGACAGCGCTTT TGAGGCACAATCTTATGGCTGCGCCTCAAGATCAGATGACCGACGAGGACGTGTTGGCTCAAATCAA CGGATTGGCATTCGCTGGAAATGACAGCACAAG CTCTGCTCTTTCACGCACGATTCATCTCTTGGCCGAACACCCGTGTATACAATCCAAACTCCGAGACGAAATTCGTAGAGCGCACCATTTCTATGGAAAGAATCTTGACTATGATCAGCTTAACTCACTTCTTTACTTGGACGCGGTGTGTCGAGAGTCATTAAGGCTTCACGCCCCCGGGTTCTTTCTGGATCGTGTTGCGATGAAGGATTGGATACTACCTCTTCACTATCCTGCCAGATCAGCTGAAGGCATGGTCATGATGCTGAATATCCGTGTCCCCAAAGGTGCCACGCTGCATGTGTCTCTTGGTGCGGCAAACCGAGATCG ACGAACCTGGGGAGATGACGCCAGAGCGTTTAGACCAGATCGCTGGCTTGAGCCATTGCCCAAGAGTGTTATGGATTCTAGAATGCCTGGTATCTACGCATCAAC TATGACGTTTCTCGGAGGGCCACGGGCATGCCC TAACGCCAGGGGTGTGAAGTTTGCCCAGCTGGAGATGAGTGAGTGTCCTCCTTTAACAGGCTCAAGTGCAAAGGTTGAGCACAGTTTGGTTCAAACAGAGACGGTTCTCTCAAATCTTGTTTCATCATTCAAGTTTGAACTATCTAATGAAAACATCAAGTGGAAGAACGATGCCATTGCTAAACCTTACACACAATACTCGGATGGGACAACCAGCAAAGACCCCAAAATGCTGATCAACGTGACTGTAATGGGGGAACCGGGATAA
- a CDS encoding cytochrome P450 family protein: MSISTTRNFGSTLLQLDNSQWSQLYYLLLIISGAVGALAFRTKSTTKSNISTIDGPAPSSMVWGSACDMFDDERGLAFQDDLMKSYGSACRIQGPLGTTELWISDPRAIQEVLVKGYYDFKQTSWFNTWVKLVLGPVVATLHGQEHKTRRKILNPVSTASHVRNSAATDAPHTKTPTMTSIARKLHEIVASEVQVNGGNTGVVDLFKWIHLISLEIIGQAGIGHSFGILEGKVPDYLAASRDVFALISEMWYLHPFIAFLTRLGPASFRRAVVEHIAHPPAQKLKDVADTMHNTATEIMKNKKEALENGTLDSGIAAGKDMMTGLLKRNLASAPQDRMTEEELLCQVNGLLFAAHDTTSSALSCTINLLAEHQEVQAKLRDEIRGAYRSHGKDLDYDQLNSLPYLDAVCRESLRIYAPAPLVVRIAAKDWTLPLYYPIKSKDGKLMSSTINVSKGTAVYISFRAANRDERTWGSDAGEFRPDRWLKPLLESVSDARMPSVYSSIMTFSGGLRSCPGMKFALLEMKTILSTLISNFNFDLSEEQIKWKAAGVIKPHIQYPDSTTSKEPMMPMKVTLLSDME, encoded by the exons ATGTCAATATCTACTACAAGAAACTTTGGTTCGACATTACTTCAGCTTGACAACTCTCAATGGAGCCAGCTTTACTACCTTTTACTCATCATTTCCGGAGCAGTAGGCGCACTGGCGTTCCGCACAAAATCAACCACTAAGTCTAATATTTCGACAATTGATGGACCAGCCCCATCTTCTATGGTTTGGG GTAGCGCTTGTGACATGTTCGATGATGAGAGAGGCCTTGCATTTCAGGATGATCTAATGAAGTCCTATGGTTCGGCATGTCGGATACAAGGGCCGCTTGGA ACAACCGAACTGTGGATATCTGACCCCCGGGCAATCCAAGAAGTTTTGGTCAAAGGATACTACGACTTCAAACAAACTAGTTGGTTTAATAC CTGGGTAAAGCTTGTCCTTGGGCCAGTAGTAGCCACACTTCATG GACAAGAACACAAAACACGGCGCAAG ATATTGAATCCGGTATCTACAGCGAGTCACGTTCGTAACT CAGCTGCAACTGATGCCCCCCACACTAAGACTCCTACTATGACATCAATTGCACGAAAG CTTCATGAAATTGTGGCATCCGAAGTACAAGTAAATGGGGGTAACACAGGGGTTGTTGATCTTTTTAAATGGATCCATTTAATTTCCCTCGAGATCATTGGTCAAGCAG GAATTGGCCATTCTTTTGGCATATTGGAAGGCAAAGTTCCAGATTACCTGGCCGCTTCTCGTGATGTTTT TGCATTGATATCAGAGATGTGGTATCTTCATCCATTCATTGCGTTTTTAACTCGACTAGGCCCGGCATCCTTTCGACGAGCAGTAGTAGAACACATTGCTCACCCTCCTGCACAAAAGCTGAAAGACGTGGCTGATACTATGCACAATACG GCTACCGAAATCATGAAGAACAAGAAAGAGGCACTAGAAAACGGAACCCTAGACTCGGGAATAGCGGCTGGAAAAGATATGATGACGGGGCTCT TAAAGCGAAATCTTGCAAGCGCACCTCAAGACCGAATGACCGAAGAAGAACTCTTGTGCCAAGTCAA TGGTTTATTATTTGCAGCACATGATACAACAAG CTCTGCTCTATCTTGTACGATCAACCTACTGGCTGAGCACCAGGAAGTACAAGCAAAACTCCGAGACGAGATCCGTGGAGCATATCGCTCTCATGGAAAGGATCTTGATTACGACCAGCTCAATTCACTCCCCTACTTAGACGCAGTGTGCCGAGAATCTTTAAGGATCTATGCTCCAGCACCACTTGTGGTCCGCATCGCGGCCAAGGATTGGACGCTGCCCCTTTACTATCCAATCAAGAGCAAGGATGGAAAGCTCATGTCGTCGACTATAAATGTCTCGAAGGGCACCGCTGTATATATATCCTTCCGGGCAGCAAACCGAGACGA GCGGACCTGGGGCTCCGACGCTGGGGAGTTTAGGCCTGACCGTTGGCTTAAACCCTTGCTGGAAAGTGTGTCTGATGCTCGAATGCCCAGTGTCTACTCATCGAT TATGACGTTCTCTGGAGGATTGCGATCGTGCCC AGGGATGAAGTTTGCACTGCTAGAGATGA AGACGATCCTTTCAACTTTGATATCGAACTTCAACTTTGACCTATCCGAAGAGcagatcaaatggaaggccGCTGGCGTTATCAAGCCTCATATCCAGTATCCTGACTCGACGACCAGCAAGGAGCCCATGATGCCTATGAAGGTGACCCTGTTGAGTGATATGGAGTAA